In Microbacterium enclense, one genomic interval encodes:
- a CDS encoding YafY family protein: MNRTDRLYALVEELRAVAPRPRSARRLAERFEVSVRTIERDIGALQQAGLPIWAEPGRTGGYVIDASATLGPAGFTLDEALAILIGLGALRHSPFRQAAQTAARKTLAVMPKEEAARARALASRVHFLEPEDDEPVPVAFATALGADRVIRLHYRDGTGVASVRDVEPLGSIVREGHWYLVAWCRLRHGVRAFRADRVDSVEVTGERPPRRVVRAEDLAIPYGRLRPVVEG; this comes from the coding sequence GTGAACCGCACCGACCGCCTCTACGCCCTCGTCGAGGAGTTGCGCGCGGTCGCGCCTCGTCCACGGAGCGCCCGCCGCCTCGCCGAACGGTTCGAGGTGTCGGTGCGCACGATCGAGCGCGACATCGGCGCATTGCAACAGGCGGGGCTTCCGATCTGGGCGGAGCCGGGGCGGACGGGCGGGTACGTCATCGATGCGTCCGCGACACTGGGTCCGGCCGGCTTCACGCTCGATGAGGCTCTCGCGATCTTGATCGGGCTCGGCGCGCTCCGACACAGTCCCTTTCGCCAGGCCGCTCAGACCGCGGCGCGCAAGACGCTCGCGGTCATGCCGAAGGAGGAGGCCGCGCGGGCCCGTGCCCTCGCCTCGCGCGTCCATTTCCTCGAACCAGAGGACGACGAGCCCGTCCCCGTGGCCTTCGCGACGGCGCTCGGCGCCGACCGCGTCATCCGGCTCCACTACCGGGATGGGACCGGGGTGGCCTCGGTTCGCGACGTCGAGCCGCTGGGCTCGATCGTGAGGGAGGGGCACTGGTATCTCGTGGCCTGGTGTCGCCTTCGTCACGGCGTCCGCGCTTTCCGCGCAGATCGAGTGGATTCCGTCGAGGTGACGGGCGAGCGCCCGCCGCGCCGCGTGGTTCGGGCGGAAGACCTCGCGATCCCGTACGGACGGTTGCGACCGGTCGTCGAGGGCTAG
- a CDS encoding GNAT family protein gives MFRLELDPTAHLTPLEVWHAREFADHLDRAREHIRPWVGPSFVTESVDGAAGTLARYATSAAADGGRLYGIWIDGVLRGGVMFVSFSAAAGVCEIGCWLEPAAEGRGVVTSAVRVLLDEALTERGLNRAEWRCRADNVRSAAVAERVGMRLEGTLRGAWLNGGVFHDKQVWAILRSEHLDRRGRADAAPSAPRP, from the coding sequence ATGTTCCGACTCGAGCTCGATCCGACCGCCCACCTCACGCCTCTCGAGGTCTGGCACGCGCGGGAGTTCGCCGACCATCTCGACCGCGCGCGCGAGCACATCCGCCCCTGGGTCGGGCCGTCATTCGTCACCGAGTCGGTCGACGGCGCCGCGGGGACACTGGCGCGCTACGCCACCTCCGCGGCGGCCGACGGCGGGCGTCTCTACGGGATCTGGATCGACGGTGTGCTGCGCGGCGGAGTGATGTTCGTCAGCTTCAGTGCCGCCGCCGGGGTGTGCGAGATCGGCTGCTGGCTCGAGCCCGCGGCCGAGGGGCGCGGAGTGGTCACGTCGGCGGTGAGGGTTCTGCTCGATGAGGCGCTGACCGAACGCGGGCTGAATCGCGCCGAGTGGCGGTGCCGAGCCGACAACGTCCGCAGCGCCGCGGTCGCCGAGCGGGTGGGGATGCGCCTCGAGGGAACTCTGCGGGGTGCGTGGCTGAACGGCGGGGTCTTCCACGACAAGCAGGTCTGGGCGATCCTGCGCTCCGAACACCTCGACCGTCGGGGGCGAGCGGATGCCGCGCCCTCGGCTCCGCGCCCCTGA
- a CDS encoding TetR/AcrR family transcriptional regulator: MTRPDAYQRRREDVAAAVWRVLDQAGFAGLSMRAVARELDATTGIVTHYFPSKRELTSFALEMLAEKSATRERHVASDDLDALRSALLDMLPLDDDSRTTNRIWVSSWDAALADERHAAEHAERYRASRAKVTALVATCLPDDDERVDRLTEILHSFTLGMTVQAVLDPATYSAARQTALLDDLLADHGLSPTR; the protein is encoded by the coding sequence GTGACCCGGCCGGATGCGTACCAGCGTCGACGCGAAGACGTCGCGGCGGCGGTCTGGCGCGTCCTCGACCAGGCCGGCTTCGCGGGCCTCTCGATGCGCGCGGTGGCCCGCGAGCTCGATGCCACGACGGGCATCGTCACCCACTACTTCCCCAGCAAGCGGGAGCTGACCAGCTTCGCCCTCGAGATGCTCGCCGAGAAGTCGGCGACGCGGGAGCGTCACGTCGCATCCGACGACCTCGACGCTCTGCGGTCCGCCCTGCTCGACATGCTCCCCCTCGACGACGACTCGCGCACGACGAACAGGATCTGGGTCTCGTCGTGGGATGCCGCGCTGGCCGACGAACGGCACGCCGCCGAACACGCCGAGCGGTACCGGGCCAGCCGGGCGAAGGTCACCGCCCTCGTGGCGACCTGCCTCCCCGACGACGACGAGCGCGTGGACCGGCTCACCGAGATCCTGCACTCCTTCACGCTCGGCATGACCGTCCAGGCCGTGCTCGATCCCGCCACCTACTCGGCGGCGCGCCAGACCGCCCTCCTCGACGATCTCCTCGCCGACCACGGATTGTCGCCGACGCGATGA
- a CDS encoding MFS transporter, which translates to MMAPPPHDAHPSGGFARYWTAATISSFGTTVTAVAMPVLVVQLLGATPFEVGLVNAAQFVPYAVLGVIAGVYTDRWRRKPILVWASVGRALSLGAIPVLWFSGALQTWMLVGALLLFGGFSVFGFAATQSLLPRLVPRSGLLTANARLDQSDAAAQTLGPTVGGALVSLLGAPVAIIVNAMSYLVDAVLIAGVRVHEPAPVRTRLDLRADIGEGLRWTYRQRILGPLTLSTHAWFLANGAAMTVLSLLALRTLDFTATAYGLLLTVFGFASLVGAFLAPRLSTLLGPGRTIIAARTAYPVAWLLVIVAPDAPAGSALLFAALAVQGLAMGSENAAEQYLWQTLTPDALLGRSSATRRAGNRTLAAVGTLLAGLLVGVVGERPALIPIAALFAAAALIAWLSPLRRRAEEDGAEEDETA; encoded by the coding sequence ATGATGGCCCCTCCGCCGCACGACGCTCATCCGTCCGGCGGATTCGCGCGGTACTGGACCGCGGCGACCATCAGCTCCTTCGGCACGACGGTCACCGCCGTCGCGATGCCGGTCCTCGTCGTCCAACTGCTCGGGGCGACGCCGTTCGAGGTGGGACTGGTGAACGCGGCACAGTTCGTGCCCTACGCGGTGCTCGGGGTGATCGCCGGTGTGTACACCGACCGCTGGCGCCGCAAGCCGATCCTCGTCTGGGCGAGCGTGGGGCGCGCCCTCTCCCTCGGCGCGATCCCCGTCCTCTGGTTCTCCGGCGCCCTGCAGACGTGGATGCTCGTCGGTGCGCTGCTGCTGTTCGGGGGATTCTCCGTCTTCGGATTCGCCGCCACCCAGTCCCTGCTTCCGCGGCTCGTCCCCCGCTCCGGCCTCTTGACGGCCAACGCCCGTCTCGACCAGAGCGACGCCGCCGCCCAGACTCTCGGACCGACGGTAGGAGGGGCGCTCGTCAGCCTCCTCGGCGCGCCGGTCGCGATCATCGTGAATGCGATGAGCTACCTCGTCGACGCCGTGCTCATCGCCGGCGTCCGCGTGCACGAACCGGCCCCCGTCCGCACGCGTCTCGACCTGCGCGCCGATATCGGCGAAGGCCTCCGGTGGACGTATCGCCAGCGGATCCTCGGCCCCCTCACCCTCTCCACCCACGCCTGGTTCCTGGCGAACGGCGCGGCGATGACGGTCCTGTCGCTGCTCGCCCTGCGCACTCTGGACTTCACAGCCACGGCATACGGCCTCCTGCTCACCGTCTTCGGCTTCGCCAGCCTCGTAGGCGCGTTCCTCGCTCCGCGCCTCAGCACTCTCCTGGGCCCGGGCCGCACCATCATCGCCGCGCGCACCGCGTACCCCGTCGCCTGGCTGCTCGTCATCGTGGCCCCCGACGCCCCGGCCGGTTCCGCCCTGCTGTTCGCCGCCCTCGCCGTGCAGGGCCTCGCGATGGGATCCGAGAACGCCGCCGAGCAGTACCTCTGGCAGACGCTCACCCCGGATGCGCTTCTCGGTCGGTCGAGCGCCACGCGACGGGCGGGCAACAGGACGCTCGCCGCCGTCGGCACCCTCCTCGCGGGGCTTCTCGTCGGCGTCGTCGGAGAGAGACCCGCCCTCATCCCGATCGCCGCGCTCTTCGCCGCGGCCGCGCTCATCGCCTGGCTCTCGCCCTTGCGACGCAGAGCCGAGGAGGACGGTGCCGAGGAGGACGAGACCGCGTGA
- a CDS encoding winged helix-turn-helix domain-containing protein produces the protein MNTWTFLTNHAHVFIYVARDPGARVREIADAVGITERTAHGILADLVDAGYLKREKEGRRNRYECVEDLPLRHPIESDHQVGALLAALRG, from the coding sequence ATGAACACCTGGACGTTCCTCACGAACCACGCCCACGTGTTCATCTACGTCGCCCGTGATCCCGGCGCGCGCGTGCGCGAGATCGCGGATGCCGTGGGCATCACCGAGCGCACGGCGCACGGCATCCTTGCCGACCTCGTCGACGCGGGCTATCTCAAGCGCGAGAAGGAGGGGCGGCGCAATCGCTACGAGTGCGTCGAAGACCTGCCCCTTCGGCACCCGATCGAGAGCGACCACCAAGTGGGGGCGCTGCTCGCGGCTCTGCGGGGCTGA
- a CDS encoding proton-conducting transporter membrane subunit encodes MSTLAPLLTAALLAAVVAALLPDAARHRTAGALAVWPGAAAAALATLGLASALATGHDAGGASLSLLIVALTVVVQVFASRNLRGDPRSRTFFVFSSLAALGSTVSIGAGDIVLLAAGWTLATLSVIALIASGGSAPQTRVAVRRSALCLAIGDAALWAAVVVATASTGSTSPGALGGLEGVPAALVGVLVAVAAIARAGSFPLHGWLPATAATTTPVSALLHAGFVNAGALLLLRFSPVPSVAGAWLVGIAGAITMIIATLAMLTRPDVKGRLVHSTAAQMGFLLMACAFGAFGLALVHAIGHALFKASLFLGAGSAVEHALRARTGGRPAPSRSGAVVGGAVVLAVGATTVVATGALSHATAVLLLFALATATVAGARIGATSAAISTRAALVVTLSIVVAGYVAVIFPGAEALVPVSDAAALPPLFAVAVFLATLTSFLVTRAVSPLSDRLFALAFAWGRPPLPAAPPRTHTSWTQAPAGGPLEYRSVS; translated from the coding sequence ATGTCAACGCTCGCTCCGCTCCTCACCGCTGCGCTTCTAGCCGCGGTCGTCGCCGCCCTGCTTCCGGATGCCGCGCGCCACCGCACCGCGGGCGCCCTGGCCGTGTGGCCCGGGGCCGCCGCCGCGGCGCTCGCCACTCTCGGCCTCGCGAGCGCCCTCGCCACGGGCCACGACGCCGGCGGCGCCTCGCTCTCGTTGCTGATCGTCGCGCTCACGGTCGTCGTCCAGGTGTTCGCGAGCCGCAACCTGCGCGGCGATCCCCGCTCGCGCACCTTCTTCGTCTTCTCGTCGCTCGCGGCGCTCGGGTCGACGGTCAGCATCGGGGCGGGCGACATCGTGCTGCTCGCCGCGGGATGGACGCTCGCGACCCTCAGCGTCATCGCCCTCATCGCATCGGGAGGGAGCGCTCCGCAGACGCGCGTCGCGGTCCGTCGCAGCGCTCTGTGTCTCGCGATCGGCGACGCGGCCCTGTGGGCGGCGGTCGTCGTGGCCACGGCATCCACAGGGTCGACCTCGCCGGGCGCCCTCGGCGGCCTGGAGGGGGTCCCCGCCGCACTCGTCGGCGTGCTGGTCGCCGTCGCCGCGATCGCGCGCGCCGGCTCGTTCCCGCTGCACGGCTGGCTCCCCGCCACCGCCGCGACGACGACACCCGTCTCGGCGCTGCTGCACGCGGGGTTCGTCAACGCCGGAGCCCTCCTGCTGCTGCGCTTCTCTCCCGTCCCCTCGGTCGCCGGAGCCTGGCTCGTGGGGATCGCCGGCGCGATCACGATGATCATCGCGACCCTGGCGATGCTCACGCGGCCCGACGTGAAGGGTCGACTCGTCCACTCCACCGCCGCGCAGATGGGCTTCCTGCTGATGGCGTGTGCGTTCGGCGCGTTCGGGCTCGCCCTCGTCCACGCGATCGGCCACGCCCTGTTCAAGGCGAGCCTGTTCCTCGGCGCCGGTTCCGCGGTGGAGCACGCGCTCCGCGCCCGCACCGGCGGGCGACCGGCCCCCTCGCGCTCCGGGGCGGTCGTGGGCGGCGCCGTCGTGCTCGCGGTCGGTGCGACCACCGTGGTGGCGACCGGCGCCCTCTCGCACGCGACGGCGGTGCTGCTGCTCTTCGCCCTGGCCACGGCGACGGTCGCGGGCGCACGGATCGGTGCGACCTCCGCCGCGATCTCCACGCGCGCCGCGCTCGTCGTGACCCTGTCGATCGTGGTGGCGGGGTATGTCGCGGTGATCTTCCCGGGCGCGGAGGCGCTGGTCCCTGTCTCCGATGCCGCGGCCCTGCCCCCGCTGTTCGCGGTCGCGGTGTTCCTCGCCACCCTCACCTCGTTCCTCGTCACGCGCGCTGTGAGTCCGCTCTCGGACCGCCTCTTCGCCCTCGCCTTCGCCTGGGGGCGGCCGCCCCTGCCCGCGGCCCCCCCTCGCACGCACACGTCCTGGACGCAGGCACCCGCCGGCGGCCCCCTCGAGTATCGGAGCGTCTCATGA
- a CDS encoding DUF2309 domain-containing protein has translation MTITAPPSPATIRGWVAAAGRAIAPHFPLETFIARNPVAGYENLEWEEAITLIAREHGILLSHPEQRFRELYARERISSDDLTAALRFTIADARASRPLRVGNLPTTVGEVLRQDLLVSPPLAPAASLPTPASVLAPRVHARVDDLTARWLGAVLGTGVWTGPVTRDGMWSGWRRLAALDPTLSRRVRTGIRKTSDDPAAAIGEAVARWRLHGEAAEDLLRAHVLAQPGWAALVRHLADGSRQIDLTTLVAIRVTLERLLLPADVSLPLPGETASEEDARVGAVTLALGADPGDAAARATVSRTLSLLSPATRLAVWQEAYERGAARALAPAPTPETLPTDRPLAQAVFCIDTRSESFRRHLEASGPIETLGFAGFFAVPISFRPADGSGEVASCPVLLTPRVAITESSVDRDALARWRRRREAEGERDAMADALKESPVTPFAFAETAGWVLGAASALRTLAPEGWRALVTKGRAAKPSTHVDADVVFSLEERVLYAETALRMMGLIDGFAPIVLLCGHGASVTNNPFASSLQCGACGGHEGEPNARAAAMIFNDPETRRALAERGIRIPSDTLFLAAQMDTVTDEVALLEPWTVPATHETAVLELRRHLGTARTANAADRSAGLPGGAGALDPIRSTERRAADWAEVYPEWGLMGNAAFIVGPRAMTAGRDLGRRAFLHSYDAAADPDGAGLETILTAPMIVAQWINAQYAASTVAPDRFGAGPKPLHNVVGTVGVLSGYGGDLRIGLPWQSVGVGGEAHHEPVRLQVFVQAPFERVNAIVDASEVVRTLVAHRWITLRVREHATAPWMRWGRYGWQSDDLDAAATLGIPAEPLTKETHS, from the coding sequence ATGACCATCACCGCCCCTCCGTCACCCGCCACGATCCGGGGGTGGGTCGCCGCCGCCGGCCGCGCCATCGCCCCGCACTTCCCCCTCGAGACGTTCATCGCCCGCAACCCCGTCGCCGGCTACGAGAACCTCGAGTGGGAGGAGGCGATCACCCTGATCGCGCGGGAGCACGGCATCCTGTTGTCCCATCCCGAGCAGCGCTTCCGGGAGCTGTACGCGCGGGAGCGGATCTCGTCCGACGACCTGACGGCCGCCCTCCGTTTCACGATCGCCGACGCCCGCGCGTCCCGCCCCCTTCGCGTCGGGAACCTCCCCACGACCGTGGGCGAGGTGCTGCGGCAGGACCTGCTCGTGTCACCGCCGCTGGCGCCCGCCGCGTCTCTGCCGACCCCGGCGAGCGTGCTGGCGCCCCGCGTGCATGCCCGCGTCGACGACCTCACGGCACGGTGGCTCGGCGCCGTCCTCGGCACCGGCGTCTGGACGGGCCCCGTCACCCGCGACGGCATGTGGAGCGGGTGGCGGCGACTGGCCGCTCTCGACCCCACGCTGTCGCGGCGCGTGCGGACCGGCATCCGGAAGACGTCCGACGACCCCGCGGCCGCGATCGGTGAGGCCGTCGCGCGGTGGCGGCTCCACGGAGAGGCGGCCGAAGACCTCCTTCGGGCGCACGTGCTCGCGCAGCCCGGCTGGGCGGCTCTCGTGCGGCACCTCGCGGACGGCTCCCGGCAGATCGACCTCACCACGCTCGTCGCCATCCGCGTGACGCTGGAGCGACTGCTGCTTCCCGCAGACGTCTCCCTGCCTCTGCCCGGGGAGACGGCGTCCGAGGAGGACGCCCGGGTCGGCGCGGTCACCCTCGCCCTCGGAGCCGACCCCGGCGACGCCGCGGCCCGGGCGACCGTCAGCCGCACGCTCTCCCTGCTGAGCCCCGCGACGCGCCTCGCCGTCTGGCAGGAGGCGTACGAGCGCGGTGCGGCGCGCGCCCTCGCCCCGGCACCGACCCCGGAGACCCTCCCGACCGACCGCCCGCTCGCGCAGGCGGTGTTCTGCATCGACACCCGCTCCGAGAGCTTCCGCCGCCACCTCGAGGCGTCGGGCCCCATCGAGACGCTCGGCTTCGCGGGATTCTTCGCGGTGCCGATCTCGTTCCGTCCCGCCGACGGGTCCGGCGAGGTCGCCTCGTGCCCGGTGCTGCTCACCCCGCGCGTCGCGATCACCGAATCGTCCGTCGACCGTGACGCCCTCGCGCGATGGCGGCGTCGGCGCGAGGCGGAGGGGGAACGGGATGCCATGGCCGACGCGCTGAAAGAGTCGCCGGTCACGCCCTTCGCGTTCGCCGAGACGGCGGGGTGGGTGCTCGGCGCCGCCTCGGCGCTGCGGACCCTCGCGCCCGAGGGCTGGCGCGCCCTCGTGACGAAGGGGCGCGCAGCGAAGCCGTCCACGCACGTGGATGCCGACGTCGTCTTCTCGCTCGAGGAGCGTGTCCTGTACGCCGAGACGGCGCTGCGCATGATGGGGCTGATCGACGGTTTCGCCCCCATCGTGCTGCTGTGCGGCCACGGCGCCTCGGTGACGAACAACCCCTTCGCCTCGAGCCTGCAGTGCGGAGCGTGCGGCGGGCACGAGGGCGAGCCGAACGCGCGCGCCGCGGCGATGATCTTCAACGACCCCGAGACACGGCGAGCCCTCGCCGAGCGTGGCATCCGGATCCCTTCCGACACCCTGTTCCTCGCCGCGCAGATGGACACCGTGACCGACGAGGTCGCCCTCCTCGAGCCGTGGACCGTGCCGGCCACGCACGAGACGGCCGTGCTCGAGCTCCGCCGCCACCTCGGCACCGCCCGCACCGCGAACGCGGCGGACCGCAGCGCCGGCCTGCCTGGCGGTGCGGGTGCTCTCGACCCGATCCGGAGCACCGAGCGGCGGGCCGCCGACTGGGCGGAGGTGTACCCGGAGTGGGGGCTCATGGGCAACGCGGCATTCATCGTCGGCCCGCGCGCCATGACGGCCGGTCGAGACCTCGGCCGCCGCGCCTTCCTGCACAGCTACGACGCCGCCGCCGATCCCGACGGCGCGGGACTCGAGACGATCCTGACGGCGCCGATGATCGTGGCGCAGTGGATCAACGCCCAGTACGCGGCGTCGACCGTCGCCCCCGACCGCTTCGGCGCGGGCCCGAAGCCGCTGCACAACGTCGTCGGCACCGTCGGCGTGCTCTCAGGCTATGGCGGCGACCTGCGGATCGGGCTCCCCTGGCAATCGGTCGGAGTGGGCGGCGAGGCCCACCACGAGCCCGTCCGCCTCCAGGTCTTCGTGCAGGCGCCGTTCGAGCGGGTGAACGCGATCGTCGACGCATCCGAGGTCGTCCGCACCCTCGTCGCCCACCGCTGGATCACCCTCCGCGTCCGCGAGCACGCCACCGCGCCGTGGATGCGCTGGGGGCGCTATGGCTGGCAGAGCGACGACCTCGACGCCGCCGCGACCCTTGGCATCCCTGCCGAACCCCTGACGAAGGAGACCCACTCATGA
- a CDS encoding transcriptional regulator translates to MSLSDLTPMTKIEVVVASRDVAEVSALMQSLGARGYTAITGVAGVGHHGARGGRLLFNDHDALTLLVTVVAPERADAIVDGIRPLLERAAGVMFVSPTAVSRPDYFV, encoded by the coding sequence ATGAGCCTGTCCGATCTGACCCCGATGACGAAGATCGAGGTGGTCGTCGCAAGCCGCGACGTCGCCGAGGTGTCCGCCCTCATGCAGTCGCTCGGCGCCCGCGGCTACACCGCGATCACGGGCGTTGCCGGCGTCGGGCACCACGGCGCCCGCGGTGGCCGTCTGCTGTTCAACGACCACGATGCCCTCACCCTGCTCGTGACCGTCGTCGCCCCCGAGCGCGCGGACGCGATCGTCGACGGCATCCGCCCGCTGCTGGAACGCGCGGCCGGAGTGATGTTCGTCTCGCCCACCGCGGTGAGCCGGCCCGACTACTTCGTGTGA
- a CDS encoding DUF429 domain-containing protein, producing the protein MRTIGVDLAAGAAGTALAEIMWEGAQAHLTRLEVGVDDSTIVASVASDEVWLGVDCPLGWPDAFVDFVRAHHAAEPPTRGPVEGGADWRRPLVYRRTDHVVRDRIGRWPLSVSTDRLGVTALRCAGLLRRLAEAGFGVDRAAEGRLFEVYPGGSLRLWGFDTTGYRVDASRRDALLTSLSGRAPWLDLGAFVPLAIANADAFDAVVAALATRSGALGAFERPASDDLPVARREGWVVLPDLPLEGLP; encoded by the coding sequence ATGAGAACGATCGGGGTCGACCTGGCTGCCGGGGCGGCGGGGACAGCACTCGCGGAGATCATGTGGGAGGGCGCTCAGGCGCACCTCACGCGTCTCGAGGTCGGGGTCGACGATTCGACGATCGTGGCATCCGTCGCCTCCGACGAGGTGTGGCTGGGGGTCGACTGCCCCCTCGGCTGGCCCGATGCGTTCGTCGACTTCGTGCGGGCGCACCATGCGGCCGAGCCGCCGACGCGTGGTCCCGTCGAGGGCGGAGCCGACTGGCGTCGGCCCCTCGTGTACCGGCGCACCGATCACGTGGTGCGCGATCGCATCGGCCGCTGGCCGTTGAGCGTCTCGACCGACCGCCTGGGGGTCACCGCGCTGCGCTGCGCGGGGCTCCTGCGGCGCCTCGCCGAGGCTGGTTTCGGCGTCGATCGCGCCGCCGAGGGGCGCCTGTTCGAGGTGTACCCGGGCGGATCGTTGCGTCTCTGGGGCTTCGACACGACCGGATATCGCGTGGATGCCTCGCGCCGGGACGCGCTCCTCACCTCGCTGTCCGGGCGCGCACCGTGGCTCGATCTCGGCGCGTTCGTTCCGCTCGCGATCGCGAACGCGGACGCGTTCGACGCCGTGGTGGCCGCCCTGGCGACCCGCTCCGGCGCTCTCGGGGCGTTCGAGCGTCCGGCGTCCGATGATCTGCCGGTCGCCCGCCGCGAGGGGTGGGTCGTGCTGCCCGACCTCCCCCTCGAGGGACTGCCCTGA
- a CDS encoding AraC family transcriptional regulator: MTPHAAALDRALASLDISAENARRSALATGERLAVPRGEATLVFVRSGEITGDIGENLGCAVDAPSGHAATLRGRRTLLAGDAFVSFGCEHLDLTSQSGAEVTVISAELARTVSSWTLPGVVFVNDFAHAEPAAAALASHLGPTGGEPGRSRSGDNVICRIMVRTVLLAVIRAWAFDNASAVWPPRADDPFLDRVAAAIADDPGHPWTAEEMAGLAAMSRSVFAERFREAFGRSPGGYVTDARVHRAKELLEAGESVSDVSRALGYASDEGFRRAFRRIVGVAPSEWRTAPGPAPISHG, from the coding sequence GTGACACCGCACGCCGCCGCCCTCGATCGCGCTCTCGCGTCGCTCGACATCAGCGCCGAGAACGCGCGGCGTTCGGCCCTCGCCACGGGAGAGCGCCTCGCCGTCCCGCGGGGAGAGGCGACGCTGGTCTTCGTCCGCTCGGGCGAGATCACCGGCGACATCGGCGAGAACCTCGGCTGCGCGGTGGACGCGCCCTCCGGGCATGCCGCCACCTTGCGCGGGCGCCGCACGCTTCTCGCGGGTGACGCCTTCGTGTCCTTCGGCTGCGAGCACCTCGACCTCACGTCGCAGTCCGGCGCCGAGGTCACCGTCATCTCCGCCGAGCTCGCGCGCACGGTGTCGTCATGGACCCTCCCCGGGGTCGTCTTCGTGAACGACTTCGCCCACGCCGAGCCGGCAGCCGCCGCCCTGGCCTCGCACCTCGGTCCCACCGGGGGCGAGCCCGGTCGCTCGCGCTCGGGCGACAACGTGATCTGCCGCATCATGGTGCGGACGGTCCTTCTCGCCGTAATCCGCGCGTGGGCCTTCGACAACGCCAGCGCCGTCTGGCCTCCCCGCGCGGATGATCCGTTCCTGGACCGCGTGGCCGCCGCGATCGCCGACGACCCCGGACACCCGTGGACCGCGGAGGAGATGGCAGGCCTCGCCGCCATGTCGCGCTCGGTGTTCGCGGAGCGGTTCCGCGAGGCGTTCGGCCGCTCTCCCGGCGGATACGTGACCGACGCCCGCGTTCACCGCGCGAAAGAGCTGCTCGAGGCCGGGGAGAGCGTCAGCGACGTGTCGCGCGCGCTCGGCTACGCCTCCGACGAGGGATTCCGTCGCGCGTTCCGCCGGATCGTCGGCGTCGCCCCGTCGGAGTGGCGGACCGCGCCGGGGCCCGCGCCGATCTCGCACGGCTGA
- a CDS encoding MFS transporter, with amino-acid sequence MPTTASVPLPVVAAAPCMRYGGLVVMMLMSFLLVTAEFLPNGVLTEMAAGLGITPGQAGQTVTVTALAGLLMAPTVGLIFPRLDRRTLLVGAAAAAAVSSIVVAAAPHLVTILFARFLLGAAISTYWSMSITVASSLSAPGRIGRAVMFTSAGLSLATVAGVPLGVMLSEALDWRLAFLLVGIASAVVGLAVRLVLPRVPAASASTIRLLVDTFRRPGAALGLAGHVLIVLGHFLAYTYVRLLLERLPEVDAGTVVMLLTLFGAGGLVGNIVIGMVVDRAFGILAVGGPLAIAASIVVVLTMPGGLVAVAGAVFAWGFLFASWLIIVNTWIGHRMPDRLEAGGSLVVTGFQLAIVVAAGVGGVLVDAAGVVVTDAVGVALLVVGAVLFGLSLRVPRAR; translated from the coding sequence ATGCCCACGACCGCATCCGTCCCCCTTCCCGTCGTCGCCGCCGCCCCTTGCATGAGATACGGCGGTCTCGTCGTGATGATGCTCATGAGCTTCCTGCTCGTCACGGCCGAGTTCCTCCCCAACGGCGTGCTGACCGAGATGGCCGCGGGACTCGGGATCACCCCCGGGCAGGCGGGTCAGACCGTCACCGTCACGGCGCTCGCCGGGTTGCTGATGGCGCCGACGGTGGGGTTGATCTTCCCGCGCCTCGACCGCCGCACCCTCCTGGTCGGCGCCGCGGCCGCGGCCGCCGTGTCGAGCATCGTCGTCGCCGCCGCGCCCCACCTCGTCACGATCCTTTTCGCCCGCTTCCTCCTCGGTGCCGCCATCAGCACCTATTGGTCGATGTCGATCACCGTCGCCTCGAGCCTCTCCGCCCCCGGACGCATCGGTCGCGCCGTCATGTTCACCTCGGCCGGTCTCTCGCTCGCGACGGTCGCGGGCGTGCCGCTGGGCGTGATGCTCAGCGAAGCGCTCGACTGGCGACTGGCCTTCCTCCTCGTCGGAATCGCGTCGGCCGTCGTCGGGCTCGCGGTGCGTCTCGTGCTCCCGCGCGTGCCGGCGGCCTCGGCATCCACCATCCGTCTGCTGGTCGACACGTTCCGCCGACCGGGCGCCGCGCTCGGCCTGGCCGGGCACGTCCTCATCGTGCTCGGGCACTTCCTCGCCTACACCTACGTGCGGCTCCTGCTCGAGCGTCTTCCCGAGGTGGACGCCGGCACGGTGGTGATGCTGCTCACGCTGTTCGGCGCCGGCGGCCTCGTGGGCAACATCGTCATCGGCATGGTGGTCGACCGGGCCTTCGGCATCCTGGCCGTGGGCGGTCCGCTCGCGATCGCCGCGTCGATCGTCGTCGTGCTCACCATGCCCGGGGGACTCGTCGCGGTGGCGGGGGCGGTCTTCGCCTGGGGCTTCCTGTTCGCGTCGTGGCTGATCATCGTGAACACCTGGATCGGCCACCGCATGCCCGACCGCCTCGAGGCCGGGGGCAGCCTCGTGGTCACCGGCTTCCAGCTCGCGATCGTCGTGGCCGCCGGTGTCGGCGGCGTGCTCGTCGATGCCGCCGGGGTGGTGGTGACGGATGCCGTGGGCGTCGCGCTCCTCGTCGTGGGCGCCGTGCTGTTCGGTCTGTCGTTGCGGGTTCCGCGGGCGCGCTGA